One Desulfobulbus propionicus DSM 2032 DNA segment encodes these proteins:
- a CDS encoding response regulator, producing MRILVIDDDEQMRILLRQVMEWAGYEVTEAGDGREGMHKQRRQPANLVITDLIMPEQEGLKTITSLKKEFPEVKIIAISGGGRIGPEAYLPAAQELGADRVFSKPFEVRELVDAVKELLEHE from the coding sequence ATGAGAATTTTAGTCATTGACGATGACGAGCAGATGCGGATTTTGCTGCGTCAGGTGATGGAATGGGCGGGCTACGAGGTCACCGAGGCTGGGGATGGCCGCGAGGGCATGCACAAACAGCGCCGACAGCCGGCCAATTTGGTGATCACCGACCTAATCATGCCGGAGCAGGAGGGGCTGAAAACCATCACCTCGCTCAAGAAGGAGTTCCCGGAGGTCAAGATCATTGCCATCTCCGGCGGCGGTCGTATCGGGCCGGAGGCCTATCTGCCGGCGGCGCAGGAGCTGGGGGCGGACAGGGTGTTCAGCAAGCCCTTCGAAGTTCGGGAACTGGTCGATGCGGTCAAGGAGCTACTTGAACATGAATGA